A stretch of DNA from Cytobacillus luteolus:
AAAATACTCACAAAAAATCGAATATCAGTTCGTGTTTTTGGTGATTTTTACTAAAGTTGTGGTACAATATTTTTACAACAAGATCGGACCTTATTTTTCAGCCTAGAAAAGGTATCAAATGCAAATCTGAATTGAAACTAATACTAACAATAGATCAACATTTCCGAATGGAGGCTTTTTTGTGAAGGATCAATTTGAGTTAGTCTCAAAGTATTCACCACAAGGCGATCAGCCAAGAGCAATCAAACAAATTATCGAAGGAATTAATGCAGGAAAGAAACATCAAACCTTATTAGGGGCTACTGGAACTGGAAAAACCTTTACGATTTCAAACGTAATCAAAGAACTAAATCGACCAACCCTCATCATTGCCCATAACAAAACATTAGCAGGTCAGCTTTATAGTGAGTTCAAAGAATTCTTCCCGAATAATGCGGTTGAATACTTTGTTAGTTACTACGATTACTATCAACCTGAGGCTTATGTTCCATCGTCTGATACATTTATTGAAAAAGATTCGAGTGTCAATGATGAGATTGATAAACTTCGTCACTCTGCTACTTCTGCCTTATTCGAGCGTCGAGATGTCATCATCATTGCGAGTGTTTCCTGTATTTATGGTCTAGGTTCGCCAGAAGAATACAAAGAGCTTGTCGTTTCCCTACGAGTGGGAATGGAGCTTGAGCGAAATCAATTATTACATAAGCTAGTAGATGTTCAATATGAACGAAATGATATCGACTTCCGACGTGGGACTTTCCGTGTGCGCGGTGATGTGGTAGAGATATTCCCAGCATCTAAAGATGAGCACTGTATTCGAATTGAATTTTTTGGAGACGAAATTGAAAGAATTCGTGAAGTAGATGCATTGACTGGTGAAATTCTCGGAGACCGTGATCATGTTGCAATTTTCCCGGCATCCCACTTCGTTACCCGTGAGGAAAAAATGCAAATTGCCATTAAAAATATTGAAGTGGAGCTAGAGGAACGTTTAAAAGAATTTCGAGATAATGGAAAATTACTGGAAGCGCAACGGATAGAGCAACGCACAAAGTATGACCTTGAGATGATGCGTGAAATGGGCTTTTGCTCAGGAATTGAGAACTATTCACGCCATTTAACCTTAAGGCCATCAGGGTCCACTCCATATACGTTAATGGACTTCTTTCCAAGGGATCTGTTAATCGTCATTGATGAATCACACGTAACAATCCCGCAAATTCGTGGGATGTTTAACGGTGACCAGGCAAGGAAACAGGTACTAGTAGATCATGGTTTCCGTTTACCATCTGCCATGGATAATCGTCCACTACGGTTTGAAGAATTCGAAAACCATATTGACCAAATTGTTTATGTTTCAGCAACACCTGGTCCCTACGAGCTTGAAAAAACACCAGAGGTTGTACAACAAATCATAAGACCAACTGGATTACTTGATCCACCAATTGATGTTCGACCAATCCAAGGTCAAATTGATGATCTACTGGGTGAAATTCAGGAAAGGGTTGAGAAAAACGAACGTGTGTTAATAACCACCTTGACGAAAAAAATGTCTGAGGACCTAACAAATTACTTAAAAGACATTGGGATTAAAGTGAACTATTTGCACTCAGAAATTAAGACATTAGAACGTATTGAAATTATTCGAGATCTTCGTTTAGGTAAATATGATGTGTTAGTTGGAATTAATCTATTAAGAGAAGGTCTGGATATTCCAGAGGTTTCACTTGTAGCCATTTTAGATGCAGACAAAGAAGGCTTCCTGCGCTCAGAGAGATCACTAATTCAAACCATTGGTCGTGCAGCGCGTAACGCGAACGGAAGGGTTATTATGTATGCTGATAAAATGACGAACTCAATGGAGATTGCAATAAGAGAAACGGGACGACGTCGAGAAATACAAGAGGAATACAATAGAAAGCACGGAATTACACCACAGACGATTAAGAAGGATGTTCATAATCTCATCAAAGCTACTCATGCTGCTGAGGTTACAGAAGACTACGATGCAACTCCGAAGCTATCAAATTTAACGAAGAAAGAACGAGAAAAAGTAATCAAGGATTTAGAAGTAGAAATGAAAGAGGCAGCAAAAGCGCTTGACTTTGAACGAGCAGCAGAGCTTCGTGATCTTCTATTAGTGCTAAAGGCGGAAGGATGACAGTAGTATGGCAATGGATAAAATTATCGTAAAGGGAGCAAGGGCTCATAATCTAAAAAATGTCGATGTCACGATACCCAGAGATAAGCTAGTTGTCCTAACTGGCTTATCTGGCTCAGGGAAATCTTCACTCGCATTTGATACGATTTATGCAGAAGGTCAACGCCGCTATGTTGAATCACTTTCAGCCTATGCTCGTCAATTTCTAGGGCAAATGGATAAGCCAGATGTAGACGCAATTGAAGGTTTATCACCAGCAATTTCAATTGATCAAAAAACAACAAGCCGTAACCCCAGGTCAACTGTCGGTACGGTTACTGAAATTTATGATTACTTAAGATTATTGTTTGCAAGAGTAGGAAGGCCAACCTGTCCCAAACATCATATCGAAATCACCTCTCAAACAATTGAGCAGATGGTGGATCGCATTATGGAATATTCTGAGCGTACGAAGCTTCAGGTGTTGGCACCTGTAGTATCTGGACGTAAAGGTACACATGTAAAAGTGTTAGAAGATGTTAAAAAACAAGGCTATGTACGTGTTCGTGTAAATGGTGAAATGCAAGAACTCTCAGATGATATTGAACTTGAAAAAAATAAGAAGCATTCCATTGAAGTGGTTATTGACCGTATTGTAGTTAAAGAAGGTGTTGAATCGCGTTTAGCTGATTCGTTAGAGGCTGCCTTAAAGCTTGGTGAAGGACGAGTCATTATTGATGTAATGGAACAAGAGGAATTACTCTTCTCAGAACTACATGCATGTCCCCAATGTGGATTTTCAATTGGTGAATTAGAGCCGAAAATGTTCTCTTTTAACAGTCCGTTTGGAGCATGTCCGGAATGTGATGGTCTTGGTTCAAAACTGGAGGTAGATGTTGATCTAGTCATTCCTAACTGGGATCTTACATTACGGCAGCATGCCATTGCACCATGGGCACCAACAAGTTCACAATATTATCCACAGTTATTAGAATCAGTCTGCAATCATTACGGAATTGATTTAGATATACCAGCAAAGGATATTCCAAAACATCTAATGGATAAAATTTTGTACGGAAGTGATGGAGAAGAAATCTATTTCCGCTATGAAAATGATTTTGGACAAGTCCGTGAGAACTATGTAGCCTTTGAAGGTATCATTAAGAATGTTGAACGACGCTATCATGATACAAGCTCCGACTATATCCGTGAGCAAATGGAAAAATACATGGCACAGCAGCCTTGCCCAGGCTGTAAAGGGTACAGATTAAAGAAAGAAAGCCTTGCTGTTCTTATATCAGGAAAGCATGTAGGAGAGGTCACATCTTTTTCAATTAATGAGGCTCATGATTTTTTCTCATCTCTAGAACTGACTGAAAAGGAAATGCAAATTGCTCGAATGATTTTCCGTGAAATTGAAGAACGATTAGGTTTCCTAATTAATGTAGGATTAGATTATTTAACATTAAATCGTGCTGCAGGAACTCTTTCTGGAGGAGAGGCACAGCGTATTCGTCTTGCCACTCAAATTGGTTCGCGGTTAACTGGCGTTCTGTATATACTAGATGAGCCTTCCATAGGGTTACATCAAAGAGACAATGATCGTTTGATTTCCACCCTTCAAAGCATGCGTGACATTGGAAATACATTAATTGTTGTTGAGCATGATGAAGATACAATGATGGCAGCAGATTATTTAATTGATATAGGACCAGGCGCAGGTGTTCATGGGGGGCAAATTATCTCTGCTGGTTCTCCAGAAGATGTAATGAATGACCCAAATTCTTTAACAGGTCAATACTTATCAGGAAAAAAGTTCATTCCATTACCAATTGAGCGTCGTCAACCAGATGAGCGCTTCATCGAAGTCCTTGGTGCAACTGAAAATAATCTTAAAAATGTAAGTGTACGCTTTCCATTAGGAATGTTTATTGCTGTAACAGGTGTTTCTGGTTCAGGAAAAAGTACATTGGTTAATGAAATCCTTCATAAATCATTAGCACAACGTCTATACAGCTCAAAAAGTAGACCAGGCGAGCATAAGGAAGTAAAGGGAATTGAGTACCTTGAAAAAGTAATTGATATTGATCAATCACCAATCGGTCGAACACCTCGTTCAAATCCAGCAACCTACACTGGTGTGTTTGATGATGTTCGTGATGTGTTTGCGACAACAAATGAAGCGAAAGTACGTGGTTATAAAAAAGGTCGCTTTAGCTTTAATGTAAAGGGTGGAAGATGCGAAGCTTGCCGTGGTGACGGAATTATCAAGATTGAAATGCACTTTCTCCCTGATGTCTATGTTCCATGTGAAGTCTGTCATGGAAGACGATACAACCGTGAAACATTAGAAGTTAAATACAAGGATAAAAATATCTCTGATATTTTAGACATGACAGTCGAAGATGCACTAACCTTTTTTGAGAATATCCCAAAAATTAAACGTAAGCTACAAACTATTTTCGATGTAGGACTAGGGTATATCACACTTGGCCAACCCGCAACCACTCTTTCAGGAGGAGAGGCGCAACGTGTTAAACTAGCCTCTGAATTGCACCGACGCTCAACAGGACGATCATTCTACATCCTCGATGAGCCAACAACCGGACTACATGTAGATGATATCGCTCGACTCTTAAAAGTCCTGCAAAGACTTGTGGAAAATGGAGATACAGTTTTAGTGATCGAACATAACCTTGACGTAATCAAAGCTGCTGATTACCTAGTAGACCTAGGCCCTGAAGGCGGAGACAAAGGCGGACAAATCGTAGGCACAGGCACACCAGAAGACCTTGCCAACAACCCAAAATCCCACACAGGCCACTACCTAAAACCAATCCTAGAACGAGACAGAAAACGAATGAAAGAACTAATCAAAGAAAAAGAGACTGTAACAAAATAATTTCTAAAGATCAATCACTTGTTGGTTGATCTTTTTTTAGTTTATTTTCAGTGAGTTTATTCTTATCATATCTACAGAGTGGATTGGAGCGGAAGACACTTGACTCCTGCGGGAAGTAGAGGAAAGGTCGAGACCCCACAGACGGAACGTCGAGGAGGCTCGACTTCCTCCCCGCGGAAAGCAAGTGTCTGCAGCGCAAAGGAACGGTCAACAT
This window harbors:
- the uvrB gene encoding excinuclease ABC subunit UvrB; this encodes MKDQFELVSKYSPQGDQPRAIKQIIEGINAGKKHQTLLGATGTGKTFTISNVIKELNRPTLIIAHNKTLAGQLYSEFKEFFPNNAVEYFVSYYDYYQPEAYVPSSDTFIEKDSSVNDEIDKLRHSATSALFERRDVIIIASVSCIYGLGSPEEYKELVVSLRVGMELERNQLLHKLVDVQYERNDIDFRRGTFRVRGDVVEIFPASKDEHCIRIEFFGDEIERIREVDALTGEILGDRDHVAIFPASHFVTREEKMQIAIKNIEVELEERLKEFRDNGKLLEAQRIEQRTKYDLEMMREMGFCSGIENYSRHLTLRPSGSTPYTLMDFFPRDLLIVIDESHVTIPQIRGMFNGDQARKQVLVDHGFRLPSAMDNRPLRFEEFENHIDQIVYVSATPGPYELEKTPEVVQQIIRPTGLLDPPIDVRPIQGQIDDLLGEIQERVEKNERVLITTLTKKMSEDLTNYLKDIGIKVNYLHSEIKTLERIEIIRDLRLGKYDVLVGINLLREGLDIPEVSLVAILDADKEGFLRSERSLIQTIGRAARNANGRVIMYADKMTNSMEIAIRETGRRREIQEEYNRKHGITPQTIKKDVHNLIKATHAAEVTEDYDATPKLSNLTKKEREKVIKDLEVEMKEAAKALDFERAAELRDLLLVLKAEG
- the uvrA gene encoding excinuclease ABC subunit UvrA — its product is MAMDKIIVKGARAHNLKNVDVTIPRDKLVVLTGLSGSGKSSLAFDTIYAEGQRRYVESLSAYARQFLGQMDKPDVDAIEGLSPAISIDQKTTSRNPRSTVGTVTEIYDYLRLLFARVGRPTCPKHHIEITSQTIEQMVDRIMEYSERTKLQVLAPVVSGRKGTHVKVLEDVKKQGYVRVRVNGEMQELSDDIELEKNKKHSIEVVIDRIVVKEGVESRLADSLEAALKLGEGRVIIDVMEQEELLFSELHACPQCGFSIGELEPKMFSFNSPFGACPECDGLGSKLEVDVDLVIPNWDLTLRQHAIAPWAPTSSQYYPQLLESVCNHYGIDLDIPAKDIPKHLMDKILYGSDGEEIYFRYENDFGQVRENYVAFEGIIKNVERRYHDTSSDYIREQMEKYMAQQPCPGCKGYRLKKESLAVLISGKHVGEVTSFSINEAHDFFSSLELTEKEMQIARMIFREIEERLGFLINVGLDYLTLNRAAGTLSGGEAQRIRLATQIGSRLTGVLYILDEPSIGLHQRDNDRLISTLQSMRDIGNTLIVVEHDEDTMMAADYLIDIGPGAGVHGGQIISAGSPEDVMNDPNSLTGQYLSGKKFIPLPIERRQPDERFIEVLGATENNLKNVSVRFPLGMFIAVTGVSGSGKSTLVNEILHKSLAQRLYSSKSRPGEHKEVKGIEYLEKVIDIDQSPIGRTPRSNPATYTGVFDDVRDVFATTNEAKVRGYKKGRFSFNVKGGRCEACRGDGIIKIEMHFLPDVYVPCEVCHGRRYNRETLEVKYKDKNISDILDMTVEDALTFFENIPKIKRKLQTIFDVGLGYITLGQPATTLSGGEAQRVKLASELHRRSTGRSFYILDEPTTGLHVDDIARLLKVLQRLVENGDTVLVIEHNLDVIKAADYLVDLGPEGGDKGGQIVGTGTPEDLANNPKSHTGHYLKPILERDRKRMKELIKEKETVTK